A region of Sandaracinaceae bacterium DNA encodes the following proteins:
- a CDS encoding trypsin-like peptidase domain-containing protein: MTTIFSIVVSFAFSASRVEAQGAIQFSAVDAATVRVFAVENVGTEEVQTPRGTRLVAIPNMGHGSGFAVTGGDRLILTAAHVVANALYVVVRLPGEGAYFPARVVYRDEERDVAVLEIAGDVPPLELQPPEHTLRTRQNVFAVGYPLDASRRQAQSSRGIVGGLRDDGGVQLDMDVNPGNSGGPVIDESDRVVGMVVSRGDVTSGVAGLAVAVPLATLHDALREARQRVRDGRVPVLPTDAQQAAHVIDTLSRVGLMRILREASDVTEGTTDTATIQQIRALDVPGLSADMKVFVAAFLWDAAQMLMHRAGQHVSPSSMPEGATRALADELLQQARALLQAAAEADPTVADRSPFVRATSGGAAVMVASEALRPFADAFPVASAVPLPEVPAENWHWRARPTWALLVGFGVGTGGFLGGRDTDYHYGLRPLPPGPAFRVFAEIRLTPSQGFSFVAELDYLGAFQLATGEDSTPGGWDSLGEEVTGHGGGLTLLGRIHPGGYGFFAAPAFRIGAQRFSATDYRGDTESARFRVVQPGLEAGVQLQHAELSLRGLFGIPTGNNSNLYTIMFNVAIHLVGAR; encoded by the coding sequence GTGACCACCATCTTCAGCATCGTGGTGTCCTTCGCGTTCAGCGCGTCTCGGGTAGAGGCGCAGGGCGCGATCCAGTTCAGCGCCGTGGACGCCGCCACCGTGCGTGTCTTCGCCGTGGAGAACGTCGGCACCGAAGAGGTGCAGACGCCGCGGGGCACCCGCTTGGTGGCCATCCCGAACATGGGGCACGGCAGCGGCTTCGCCGTCACGGGCGGCGATCGCCTGATCTTGACCGCAGCGCACGTCGTCGCCAATGCGCTCTACGTGGTCGTGCGCCTCCCCGGCGAGGGCGCGTACTTCCCCGCGCGCGTGGTCTACCGCGACGAGGAGCGCGACGTTGCGGTGCTGGAGATCGCGGGCGACGTGCCGCCGCTCGAGCTTCAGCCCCCCGAACACACGCTCCGCACGCGGCAGAACGTCTTCGCGGTGGGCTACCCCCTCGATGCCAGCCGGCGCCAAGCGCAGTCTTCTCGCGGCATCGTCGGCGGCCTCCGCGACGACGGCGGGGTGCAGCTGGACATGGACGTGAACCCGGGCAACTCCGGCGGCCCCGTCATCGACGAGTCCGACCGCGTCGTCGGCATGGTGGTGTCCCGTGGCGACGTCACCAGCGGCGTGGCCGGGCTGGCCGTCGCCGTCCCGCTCGCCACCCTTCACGACGCCCTCCGCGAAGCGCGCCAGCGCGTGCGCGACGGTCGCGTGCCGGTGCTGCCGACCGATGCCCAGCAGGCTGCGCACGTCATCGACACGCTCTCGCGCGTAGGGCTGATGCGCATCCTGCGCGAGGCCTCGGACGTGACCGAGGGCACTACGGACACCGCCACCATCCAACAGATTCGCGCGCTCGACGTGCCGGGACTCTCGGCCGACATGAAGGTCTTCGTGGCCGCGTTCTTGTGGGACGCCGCGCAGATGCTGATGCACCGCGCCGGCCAGCACGTGTCGCCCAGTAGCATGCCGGAGGGCGCCACGCGTGCGCTCGCCGACGAGCTGCTCCAGCAGGCAAGGGCGCTGTTGCAGGCGGCCGCCGAGGCCGACCCGACGGTGGCCGACCGGTCGCCGTTCGTGCGCGCCACGTCCGGTGGCGCCGCCGTGATGGTGGCCTCCGAGGCTCTCCGGCCCTTCGCGGACGCCTTTCCCGTGGCGAGCGCGGTGCCGCTGCCCGAGGTCCCGGCGGAGAACTGGCATTGGCGCGCCCGTCCGACGTGGGCGCTGCTGGTGGGCTTCGGCGTCGGCACCGGGGGCTTCCTCGGTGGCCGCGATACCGACTACCATTACGGCCTCCGCCCGCTCCCGCCCGGCCCTGCGTTTCGCGTGTTCGCCGAGATTCGGCTGACGCCCTCGCAGGGGTTCTCGTTCGTCGCGGAACTCGACTACCTCGGAGCGTTCCAGTTGGCCACCGGAGAAGACTCCACGCCGGGTGGGTGGGACAGCTTGGGCGAAGAAGTCACGGGGCACGGCGGTGGTCTGACCTTGCTGGGCCGGATTCATCCCGGCGGCTACGGCTTCTTCGCGGCCCCGGCGTTCCGGATTGGCGCCCAGCGCTTCAGCGCGACCGACTATCGCGGCGACACGGAGAGCGCCCGCTTTCGCGTCGTTCAGCCCGGCCTCGAGGCTGGCGTCCAGCTCCAACACGCGGAGCTCTCGCTGCGGGGCTTGTTTGGCATCCCGACCGGCAACAACTCGAACCTGTACACGATCATGTTCAACGTGGCGATCCACCTCGTAGGTGCCCGATGA
- a CDS encoding response regulator, whose amino-acid sequence MTESTDGTRSSPRRRSRSWLQPPELGAREPNARARLLHAILWITIVGSATAAIVYPFFYERWVEAIVVNSVSVVVTLPILVMLVRGRVELASRIFSWLAIAIVISSVVNSGGITSPALLVMPTAILVAGFLGGPRAALSSSVVLVLALLVIAFLERRGVIVPPAQGFTQLEMWMSFATSLIATGGVVYASVQALRSTIEEAEASEARLAELVDQSPDGIVVTSVEGTILRANPAAVGMLRASADVVGRSILDLPGYDAVGLDTLTTRIAGRVFGESDFPLVVDDGRRATSLRVRVTKVVTHDHQTRIQLTLRDDTARALAEAERRRLETELVQSQKLQVVGQLAGGVAHDFNNYLTIIRTCSDALRKGRGSAAQQEQLVLAIGEAADRSADLTRQLLALSRKHVVQPRAFDLSQLVRANERMVRHAVGPRIDLSLVYDEDPVPVYADPSQLEVALLNLVVNARDAMNEGGALAIEVGVAHIDEEHARRHGGLAVGACAIVRVVDDGVGMDAETLARAREPFFSTKGSRGTGLGLSTVEAIVQQVEGVFEIESVTGRGTRASIFLRLAERAEPISSRQSLEPLQEGSERVLLVEDQPGLRAVTETILTQHGYRVTSCESAELAMEALSTAESDFDVVLTDVRLPGMDGFELAVRLWSTHPALPVLLVSGFTDASERQSHVENARFLAKPYTASRLLAELRATMGRARSQLDGDHLAANRQR is encoded by the coding sequence ATGACCGAATCGACGGACGGCACACGTTCTTCGCCGCGACGCCGTTCTCGGTCGTGGCTGCAGCCGCCCGAGCTCGGCGCACGGGAACCCAACGCGCGCGCCCGCCTGCTGCACGCCATCCTGTGGATCACCATCGTGGGATCCGCGACGGCCGCGATCGTCTATCCATTCTTCTACGAGCGCTGGGTCGAAGCGATCGTCGTCAACTCGGTGTCGGTCGTGGTGACCCTGCCCATCCTCGTGATGCTGGTGCGTGGTCGGGTCGAGCTCGCGTCGCGGATCTTCAGCTGGCTCGCGATCGCGATCGTGATCTCGTCGGTGGTCAACTCAGGCGGCATCACGAGCCCCGCGCTGCTGGTCATGCCCACGGCCATCCTCGTCGCGGGCTTCCTCGGCGGTCCTCGCGCCGCGCTGTCGAGCAGCGTCGTGCTCGTGCTGGCGCTCCTCGTCATCGCCTTCCTCGAGCGCCGGGGCGTGATCGTCCCACCGGCGCAAGGGTTCACGCAGCTCGAGATGTGGATGAGCTTCGCGACCAGCCTCATCGCCACGGGTGGCGTCGTGTACGCCTCCGTGCAGGCGCTGCGCTCGACGATCGAAGAAGCGGAGGCCAGCGAGGCCCGCCTCGCCGAGCTCGTCGATCAGAGCCCGGACGGAATCGTCGTGACGTCCGTCGAAGGCACGATCCTCCGCGCGAACCCGGCCGCCGTCGGCATGCTGCGCGCGTCGGCCGACGTGGTCGGTCGGTCGATCCTCGACCTCCCCGGGTACGACGCCGTAGGGCTCGACACGCTCACGACGCGGATCGCCGGCCGCGTGTTCGGCGAGTCGGACTTCCCGCTCGTAGTCGACGACGGGCGGCGGGCGACGTCCCTCCGCGTTCGTGTCACGAAGGTGGTGACCCACGACCACCAGACGCGCATCCAGCTGACGTTGCGCGACGACACCGCGCGCGCGCTCGCGGAGGCCGAGCGTCGTCGGCTCGAGACCGAGCTCGTGCAGTCGCAGAAGCTCCAGGTCGTCGGTCAGCTGGCGGGCGGAGTGGCGCACGACTTCAACAATTACCTGACCATCATCCGCACGTGCTCCGACGCGCTGCGAAAAGGGCGGGGGTCCGCGGCGCAGCAGGAACAACTGGTGCTCGCCATCGGAGAGGCAGCCGACAGGTCCGCGGATCTCACGCGGCAGCTCCTCGCGCTCAGCCGGAAGCACGTCGTCCAGCCGCGCGCGTTTGATCTGAGTCAGCTCGTGCGAGCCAACGAGCGCATGGTCCGCCACGCAGTGGGCCCGCGGATCGACCTCTCGCTCGTCTACGACGAGGATCCCGTACCCGTGTACGCCGACCCATCCCAGCTCGAGGTCGCGCTCCTCAACCTCGTGGTGAACGCACGAGACGCCATGAACGAAGGCGGTGCGCTGGCGATCGAGGTGGGCGTGGCGCACATCGACGAGGAGCACGCGCGGCGACACGGTGGGCTCGCAGTTGGCGCGTGCGCCATCGTCCGCGTCGTCGACGACGGGGTCGGCATGGACGCCGAGACCCTCGCACGCGCACGTGAGCCATTCTTTTCGACGAAGGGCAGCCGCGGCACCGGCCTCGGTCTGTCCACGGTCGAGGCCATCGTCCAGCAGGTCGAGGGCGTCTTCGAGATCGAGAGCGTCACTGGTCGCGGCACGCGGGCGTCGATCTTTCTCCGCCTCGCCGAGCGGGCTGAGCCGATCTCCAGTCGTCAGTCGCTCGAGCCGCTCCAGGAGGGCTCGGAGCGGGTCCTGCTCGTCGAGGACCAGCCCGGGCTCCGGGCCGTGACCGAGACCATCCTCACGCAGCACGGATACCGCGTGACCTCGTGCGAGTCCGCCGAGCTCGCGATGGAAGCGCTCTCGACGGCAGAGTCGGACTTCGACGTCGTACTGACGGACGTCCGGCTCCCCGGGATGGACGGGTTCGAACTCGCGGTTCGGCTCTGGTCCACGCACCCGGCGCTGCCGGTGCTGCTCGTCTCTGGCTTCACCGACGCGAGCGAGCGGCAGTCGCACGTGGAGAATGCGCGCTTTCTCGCGAAGCCGTACACCGCGAGTCGTCTGCTCGCCGAGCTCCGCGCGACCATGGGCCGTGCGCGCTCACAGCTGGACGGCGATCACCTGGCCGCGAACCGGCAGAGGTGA
- a CDS encoding thioredoxin domain-containing protein, whose translation MTLSLALACAAPSCAHGPAEGARHTAQDAHGAAPDFREWTPAAFAEAREQGRLILVSVQAGWCHWCHVMNRETFSDPRVLSLLAEHYVVIRVEADARPDLAERYAAYGWPATALLTPDAQPILALRGFRPPDVFARILVRAADDHAHGRTTVAADVDTAGAAAAPDLEQARAHTRAQLERLYEPRLGGWGRRQRYPFAGPLLHAFARAQTEDDPVWEERALYTAEMYAQLLDPVFSGMYQYSTQGDWEHPHFEKIAAVQAGAILCFVSAYGVSGDAQWLDRARSVAAYVRAFLESPEGGYYASQDADVPTTRGVLPGGEYYALPDAERRALGLPRTDTNVYANLSGMLIDAMARLAQVDPEGPWLGSAVTAVERLERTHRRGDGYAHAAGDEPSALLHLADQAYMARGLMTVAETTGQARFMALAERTVAFAERALRDQTGGGFFAHTPDPSAVGVFAERQKPLEQNAVLAELMLQLAQRHDDTARHEGALAALRDVARLPTITGQGRKVGALALALERARDGYFLLSVVGEPDDPRTVALHRAALALQRADRLVELGVPGHSRYPYPGAPAVYLCSHDACSLPVQTPTQLPAAVAGFAATLQH comes from the coding sequence GTGACACTTTCGCTGGCGCTGGCATGCGCCGCGCCCTCCTGCGCTCACGGTCCGGCGGAGGGCGCGCGGCACACCGCGCAAGACGCACACGGCGCCGCGCCCGACTTTCGGGAGTGGACCCCTGCGGCCTTCGCGGAAGCGCGCGAGCAGGGTCGGCTCATTCTCGTGAGTGTGCAGGCTGGCTGGTGCCACTGGTGCCACGTGATGAACCGCGAGACCTTCTCGGACCCGCGCGTGCTGTCGTTGTTGGCCGAGCACTACGTCGTCATCCGCGTCGAAGCGGACGCGCGGCCCGACCTGGCCGAGCGCTACGCCGCGTACGGCTGGCCTGCCACGGCGCTGCTCACGCCCGACGCGCAGCCCATCCTCGCGCTGCGGGGCTTCCGTCCGCCCGACGTGTTCGCGCGCATCCTCGTGCGCGCGGCGGACGATCACGCGCACGGGCGCACGACGGTGGCCGCCGATGTCGACACGGCGGGCGCAGCGGCCGCGCCCGACCTCGAGCAGGCCCGCGCCCACACCCGCGCCCAGCTCGAGCGCCTCTACGAGCCGCGTCTGGGCGGCTGGGGTCGTCGGCAGCGCTACCCGTTCGCGGGGCCGCTGTTGCATGCGTTCGCGCGCGCCCAGACCGAAGACGACCCTGTGTGGGAGGAGCGTGCGCTGTACACGGCCGAGATGTACGCGCAGCTGCTCGACCCCGTGTTCTCGGGCATGTACCAGTACTCCACGCAGGGCGACTGGGAGCACCCACACTTCGAGAAGATCGCGGCGGTTCAAGCGGGCGCCATCCTGTGCTTCGTCAGCGCCTACGGTGTGTCGGGTGACGCGCAGTGGCTCGACCGCGCGCGCTCGGTCGCCGCCTATGTGCGCGCGTTCCTCGAGTCGCCCGAGGGGGGCTACTACGCCAGCCAAGACGCCGACGTGCCCACCACGCGTGGTGTGCTGCCGGGCGGCGAGTACTACGCGCTCCCCGACGCCGAGCGGCGCGCGCTGGGCCTGCCACGCACCGACACCAACGTGTACGCCAACCTGAGCGGCATGCTGATCGACGCGATGGCGCGGCTCGCACAGGTGGACCCCGAGGGTCCCTGGCTCGGGTCGGCGGTGACGGCGGTCGAGCGCCTAGAGCGCACGCATCGGCGCGGAGACGGCTATGCGCATGCAGCGGGCGACGAACCCTCGGCCCTACTGCATCTCGCCGACCAGGCGTACATGGCGCGGGGCCTGATGACCGTGGCGGAGACCACGGGTCAGGCGCGCTTCATGGCGCTGGCCGAGCGCACTGTGGCGTTCGCCGAGCGCGCGCTGAGGGACCAGACGGGCGGGGGGTTCTTCGCGCACACCCCCGATCCCAGCGCCGTCGGTGTGTTCGCCGAGCGCCAGAAGCCCCTGGAGCAGAACGCTGTGCTGGCGGAGCTCATGTTGCAGCTGGCCCAGCGACATGACGACACCGCGCGGCACGAGGGTGCGCTCGCTGCGCTGCGCGACGTCGCCCGGTTGCCCACGATCACCGGGCAGGGGCGCAAGGTGGGAGCCCTCGCGCTCGCCCTCGAGCGAGCCCGCGACGGATACTTCCTGCTCTCGGTGGTGGGCGAGCCGGACGACCCGCGGACCGTGGCGCTCCACCGTGCAGCGCTTGCGCTCCAACGCGCCGACCGGCTGGTGGAGCTGGGCGTCCCGGGTCACAGTCGCTATCCCTATCCAGGGGCGCCTGCGGTCTATCTCTGTAGCCATGATGCGTGCTCCCTGCCGGTCCAGACGCCTACGCAGCTGCCCGCGGCCGTCGCGGGGTTCGCAGCCACATTGCAACATTGA
- a CDS encoding AAA family ATPase codes for MSGKPTLRVYLVAHPEGHWSGYLMRLRAGPFDAPPPSAYGFSREEVLGLIEQELTERLATGSEALEAYLFTEMFEVGVARVVVRPASLVDKQAVVGARTIPLRVSYAWSKLPTGGYRVMLPRFGWWILLEELELAPDALRTAIGAALMGGQQSWVYDFDQQAADSVEVFEPGEFARSRAAAKGLSAAEQLRLDFPVASAVSEEWVQRSAEGRLPRRTASQGVLSELMALVDERPLPSVLVVGEPGVGKTTLVQAFARELLRKRRAQSRHVPRLWATSADRLIAGMIYLGQWQERCLELIDELTDERDFLYVGGLASFLKERSAGSSVGDLFAPAVLSSSLPIIAECTPSEREWARRHAATLLDAMDVVELPEMPRASVARLVLQRSGRSAQREGRPGAVIHPDAVERVVHHLSAFRRDQRFPGKAVHFLDWLDADDARPALLYPADVSVAYSRYSGLPITVIADEHPVTTRDVAQALSAGVIGQDSACEACARVVVPFKAGVHDPDKPLGSLFFVGPTGVGKTELAKQLARYLFGDAKRLIRVDMSEYMVRGAAQRLLEVGEGVTSLAQRVRAQPLCVVLFDEIEKAHRETFDLLLGLLGEGRLTDSRGSLVDFRMTIVVMTSNLGVSERAAPGFARERDNDFARGVRDHFRPEFWNRLDHVVSFRHLQPDDVRRIVDLEIAKVRQREGFVSRAAELQVSSRARDRLAELGYDERRGARPLQRVIEERVVTPIAVRLAEAPTMEGVTFAVVCEGESPLPVRGQVIAVQL; via the coding sequence ATGAGCGGCAAGCCCACGCTGCGGGTCTACCTGGTGGCGCACCCCGAGGGGCACTGGTCGGGCTACCTGATGCGCCTGCGCGCCGGTCCGTTCGACGCGCCGCCGCCGTCGGCCTACGGCTTCTCGCGCGAGGAGGTGCTGGGGCTGATCGAGCAAGAACTCACCGAGCGCTTGGCGACGGGCAGCGAGGCCCTCGAGGCCTACCTGTTCACCGAGATGTTCGAGGTGGGGGTGGCGCGCGTCGTGGTGCGCCCAGCCAGCTTGGTGGACAAGCAGGCGGTCGTTGGGGCGCGCACCATCCCGCTGCGCGTCTCCTACGCGTGGTCGAAGCTGCCCACGGGGGGCTACCGCGTCATGCTCCCGCGCTTCGGCTGGTGGATCCTGCTGGAGGAGCTGGAGCTGGCGCCCGACGCGCTGCGCACGGCCATCGGTGCCGCGCTGATGGGCGGTCAGCAGAGCTGGGTGTACGACTTCGACCAGCAGGCGGCCGACAGCGTCGAGGTCTTCGAGCCCGGTGAGTTCGCGCGCAGCCGTGCTGCCGCGAAGGGTCTGTCTGCCGCCGAGCAGCTGCGGCTCGACTTCCCGGTGGCGAGCGCGGTGAGCGAGGAGTGGGTGCAGCGCAGCGCCGAGGGGCGCCTGCCGCGTCGGACCGCGTCCCAGGGAGTGCTCTCCGAACTGATGGCGCTGGTGGACGAGCGCCCGCTGCCCTCGGTGCTGGTCGTGGGCGAACCCGGCGTGGGCAAGACCACGCTGGTGCAGGCCTTCGCCCGCGAGCTGCTGCGCAAGCGGCGCGCGCAGAGCCGGCACGTCCCGCGTCTGTGGGCCACCTCGGCCGACCGCTTGATCGCGGGGATGATCTACCTCGGCCAGTGGCAGGAGCGCTGCCTCGAGCTGATCGACGAGCTGACCGACGAGCGCGACTTCCTCTACGTCGGGGGCCTGGCCTCGTTCCTCAAGGAGCGCTCCGCAGGCTCGTCCGTGGGGGACCTGTTCGCGCCCGCGGTGCTCTCTTCGTCGCTGCCCATCATCGCCGAGTGCACGCCCAGCGAGCGCGAGTGGGCGCGGCGCCATGCGGCAACGCTGCTTGACGCCATGGACGTCGTCGAGCTGCCCGAGATGCCCCGCGCTTCGGTAGCGCGTCTGGTGCTGCAGCGCAGCGGTCGTTCGGCGCAGCGCGAGGGGCGGCCTGGCGCCGTCATCCACCCCGACGCCGTGGAGCGCGTCGTGCATCACCTCTCGGCCTTCCGGCGCGACCAGCGCTTCCCGGGCAAGGCCGTGCACTTCCTCGACTGGCTCGACGCGGACGATGCGCGCCCAGCGCTGCTCTACCCGGCCGACGTGAGTGTGGCCTACTCCCGCTACAGCGGGCTGCCCATCACGGTGATCGCCGACGAGCACCCCGTCACCACGCGCGACGTCGCGCAGGCCCTCAGCGCGGGGGTCATCGGACAGGACTCCGCGTGCGAGGCGTGCGCGCGCGTGGTGGTGCCGTTCAAGGCGGGTGTGCACGACCCCGACAAGCCCCTCGGCAGCCTGTTCTTCGTGGGCCCGACGGGCGTGGGCAAGACCGAGCTCGCCAAGCAGCTGGCGCGCTACCTGTTCGGCGACGCCAAGCGCCTGATCCGCGTGGACATGAGCGAGTACATGGTGCGCGGCGCGGCCCAGCGCCTGCTCGAGGTGGGGGAGGGCGTGACCAGCCTGGCGCAGCGCGTGCGCGCCCAGCCGCTGTGTGTGGTGCTCTTCGACGAGATCGAGAAGGCCCATCGGGAGACCTTCGACCTCCTCCTCGGGCTGCTGGGCGAGGGGCGCCTGACCGACTCACGCGGCAGCCTGGTGGACTTCCGCATGACCATCGTGGTCATGACCAGCAACCTCGGCGTCAGCGAGCGCGCCGCACCCGGGTTCGCGCGGGAGCGCGACAACGACTTCGCGCGCGGTGTGCGCGACCACTTCCGCCCCGAGTTCTGGAACCGCCTGGACCACGTGGTGTCGTTCCGCCACCTGCAGCCGGATGACGTGCGCCGCATCGTGGACCTCGAGATCGCCAAAGTGCGCCAGCGAGAGGGCTTCGTTTCGCGCGCCGCCGAGCTGCAGGTCTCGTCCCGCGCCCGCGACCGGCTGGCCGAGCTGGGCTACGACGAACGGCGCGGTGCACGACCGCTCCAGCGGGTCATCGAAGAGCGCGTGGTCACGCCCATCGCCGTGCGCCTGGCCGAGGCCCCGACGATGGAGGGCGTCACCTTCGCGGTGGTCTGCGAGGGCGAGTCACCTCTGCCGGTTCGCGGCCAGGTGATCGCCGTCCAGCTGTGA